The genomic DNA TAAAGGTTGAGGAACTGAAAGACGCAAAGTAACGAGCTTTGGTTTTTGCTGTATTTCCAGGACTGACTTGAATGAGTCCACTTGCAAAGGCGATTGCATCCGCACCGTGAATAGTGCCTGCCCCGTCCTGTCCATCAATATGTTGATTCCAGTAACCGCCCTTCACATTGCGCGAAGTGTTGAGAATAATGGCACGGATCATTTCTGGAAATCCGCCCAGATACGAATTTTGCCCGATTAAATCTGCCACCATTCCGCTCGCTGTGGGAATTGACATACTCACGGGTGGTAGTGAATGATGTTCCCAAGGAGTGGTCCCCGGAGCTACCACATATGGCATTTCTCGGTCACTGGGGCAATTGGGCCCAGATCCGCTAAAGCATGAACCAGAAACGGGAGGTGGGTTTACAGTTTGAGTAGCCCCAGCGCCGCATGTAATTGTGTCAATCGAGAAATGGACTGTAGCCGAATCCTTCACGTTGCCATAACCCAATCCGGCTTATGTACAAGAGTCCAGACCCGATTCTACTGCCATCTTCAATCTGACATCTCTTTTGCGCACAGATTCAGATTCCTTGCGTTTCGGTTCCTTTTTCAAGCAAATCAAGTTGCCCGCAAATTATTTGTCGCCTTGATCAAGGGCCCTGCATGAGGGCTGAACGATGCGGGTGGCACAAGCCTCAAGGGGCATGATCCTTCACCCACTCCCAGGCCAAGGAGTAATAAAAGAAATTGGTCCGGGATCCGCTCGCGGGAATACGATTGGCATAGGGCGCGATGTCGATATAATAGGAGCTTCCCGCCGTGAGGCTCGCGGGCCCTACATCCACGACTTCAACGTTGCTATCCCAACTGGCGGAAGATTGCGTTCCTCCGTTGTATTGGACGATTAGATCCAGATCGCTGAGGGCATTCGTGCTTCCTCCCACGATAGGATTACTGTCCCAAGTGAGCACGACCCTCAAATGCTTGCCGCTCGGTTTGGGATTGGGCACCAAGAAATTGAAGCGCTTGTTAGCCGAAAAATCGGCTGCATACCATGATCCGGCGGTCATTCCCTTTTCCACCGCGGTATTTCCGGGAGAGACCGAGGTATGGCTTTGGGCGAAGGCGACGGCTTCCGATCCGGAGACGACGCCCGTTCCATCGCGATCATCGCTGCTCACCAACCAATCCCCTCCTTCCACGTTCTGCGCGGTCAACATCAAGGTAGCTCGCACCTTTTCGGGCCATCCCGCCAAGCGCGAATCGGCGGCGATCACGTCGGCGGCCAATCCGGACACCACGGGAGCGCTCAAGCTGGTCCCGCAATTAACTCCACCGCGTCCCTCCAGGCAGGTGGTCGCGAAATCGGTTCCCGTGCCGGGTATTCCGGGAGCCACGACGTAAGGCATCTCGCGGTCGCCCGCGCAATCCGCACCGGTTCCCGAGATGCAAGAACCGTAAACCGGAGGAGGATTCTTGGCTTGCATGCACTCCGCCATCTCATAAGTCGTCCCATTGGTGTTCCTCACGTTCCCGACGCTGATGGCGTTGTAGCATTGCCAGTTCACCTCGTACTGATATCCGGAGTTATAGGTGAGAGTCGCGAAAACCGGGTAGGGATAGCGGTAGGCGAAATCGTCCATGGTCAGGAACTCGGGATAGGTGCTGCGGTAGGGAGTGGTCGTCCCGCGAGCCAAACTCAAGCTAACGGTTTGGATTCCGTTATTGATGATGTAATTGACGTCGTCGGTTCCGTCGTAAGTGTAAGTCTTGCGGTGGAAGAAGGTCGCGGACGGCGCGGTAAGCGCTAGGGTCTTGAAGACGGCTTGGGTATGTTGGATGTCGATGACGTTGGTCGTGGTATACGCGTCGTAGGTCGCCGAGACGCCGATGCAACCGAGAAAGGCCGAACTCAATCCCGATTCGAAAGTCGCCGCATGCACGCCATATCCCGCGCCGGAAGGCACCGGCCCTGGATTGTAGCCGGCAATGGCAAGGGTGGAAAGCTCAACGCCGCCTGCCGGTTCATTTTTGAATTCGGCGACGGAACCCACATCCGCATCCGCTTTCAGGCTTTGCAATTGTTCTTTCGTGACGTCGCAAACCGTCTTCCCCTTGCCTTCATGGATGCATCCGCTCAAGCCATAGCGCGATTCCAAAACATCCAGATCGGTCAGAGGTCCGACGGCTGCGGCCGACAGGCTGCTGGCAATCATGGTTTCGTTCGTGGCCAAGGTTTTATCGGGATACCTGATCTGCGGATACTTCGGCTTAATCACGACTTTGAGTTGATCGAAGTTTCCCATCGTCATTCGCTTGTTCTCGACTTCTTCACTAAGACGCCCGAGCCGCCCCAAGCGGCTTTGTTCTTCGAGATTCTGCCAAAGGAGCAGATCTTCCGTGGAACGGGCAACCCCACCTATTTTCGTTTTCATCAAGCCAGTGCCATCGTCCCGGTATTTTTCCACCTTGAACACGGCCCCGGGAAGGGCGTGCGGAAACTCCATGTATCGCATGGTTACGGGCTCTCCCCATGCGAATGCGGCGATGGCGTAAGCGAAAATCGGAAAAACGTTACGGTTAACTTTACGCATTCTCCCCCCCAATTGATTTCGCGTTCCCCAGAATCGAGAATTATCAATTATATCATCACAATTATCACATGCCTTTCCAACAGGCATCTTAGCGCGCGGGCAAACGGATTATACTGAATGGCGCATCGCTCAGGATTGAGACTGCCGCATCAACGCCTGCTTACCGGAGATTTTCGAATCGGAGCGCGGTTTTTTGCGGTATCGCCGCGAGACTTCCCTGGAGAAAATAGCGTTAAGGAAAAGAAAAACCCTATAACCAGTACGCACAGATTGTGCGTACTATTTTGCCGACGCCCTCGCATCGGGAAAAGAGAGGTCCTAAAGCGGGCCTATTTGGTCTTAATGGATTGTGGGTTAGGTACGGCGGATTGAACATCGCCGACCTTGAGAGCATTCACGCTGCCCGAAGTGATGTCCGTGCTTACCCCGTAAATGAAGAGCGAATCGATCGACGTGCCGATCGGATCATCCTTGTGAGGAAGGGAGATGAGGAAAGCCTGATGGCTGGTTTCGGGTAATCCATGGAAAACGAATTTACCGGACATGGATTTGGCGGCATAGCCCGTTCCGTAGAGGAACAGATAATTATCCCAAGTCGAACTTAAGGAATTGGTATCGATGACGCCTTCGATATCCGTTAGCGGCGATACGATCCTGTCTATCCGGACCGCGTCCCCGAGCCTTGCGGCCCCGCTATCAGCATCGGGAAGGACAAAGCGAGATCCATCCTTGCGGAATTCGAATCCCTTCAGGATGGCGCCTCGCTCCTGACCCGCCACCACCAGGTTGAACGCGTAGACCCCGTTCTCCACCGACCCCTTCGGCCACAACGAGTCCGCCAATGCCTGGAACGCCTCCGCCTTCAGCGATGCCGAAGGCGCGCCCGCCACGTCCACGGTCAGGAGAGGTTGCGGCGAGAAGCCGGGTACGGGGATCTGCGTCGATGCGTAGACTTGCAAAGATCCGGTCACGGGCACCGGCGCCCCGGAGCTGTCCCGGAAACCCAACTGGATCTCGGTCGGGTTCCCCGTGCCCACGCTCGTTCCCGCGATGCGCCCATCGCATGCCGACAGCGCGAGCGCTGCCGCAGCCATCCAAGCGGCGGCCTGGAAGACCTGCATCGGACGAAGGCGGTGGGCGGAAAATATCATGGCAGTTTCGTGTTCGGGTACAATTGCATGCTCAAGGTAAAGATGCGATCGGTCTCGCGTTCCCGATCGATGATTTCCTTGAGTTCCTCCTGGAATGATACAATCCGTTCCTTGATCGCTGCAAATCCCCGCTCGGACGTGGAAAAAACGAGGGTGTTGTACTGGCGGTATTGGGGAGCCACCGCATCCAGCATGTTCGCAGCCATCTGGATGAATTGGAGATTATAATGCTTGGCCAGGAAACCTTTGAATTCGGGTTCCGTGGCCAAATGCTTCTCCGTGACCGCGTATCCGTTGGCCATCTTCTTGATGAGCTTTAGGCCTAAAAGGACTTGAATGGCTTCATCCACTTGGGTGGAGGTGATGGTGGGACGGATGCGTTTGGCGATTTCGACGGGATTGCTTTGGGTTTGGCATATCTCGAAATAATTCCAGATGACCGGGTAATACCAGGTGGAAAAGAATTTGTATTGGCTTTCGCTCAGGATCTTCGCCTTGGACCCGCGGAATTGGGAGAGCTGAAGGAAGAAATGATTCTTCTCTTCCATGTCCTTGGCTTGGTTGAATTGCACCAGGAATTCGAAGTACTGGCCCTCCCGCTCCTTGAGGTCCATGGCGCGCACGAATTTGGGCCGCAAGGAGGAACTTAAGTTGCGCTTCCCCTTGAGGATGGCGTAGAGCAGGCCCGAAGTGAACAAGGCCGGGCTGATTTTCCCGCTGAACGTCCGCAGGGAAAACACCGGATTGATCGACTTCTGGTGGTCGCAGAAATCCTTGATGAATTCCCGATAGTTCAGGAACAAGAAAATATTCGGGCGATCTTTGGGCATTCTGATTCAAATGATAGCCATATTCGCTTTTACGCCCGGGTAGGCGTTGTCCCAGGCACCTTCAACCTACGCACAAACTGTGCGGAACTTTTTTTGAAAATGGCGGAATCGGGGCTTCTTCAGGGAAAAACGCATGTCTAGTTTGAGATCCCTCGGGAGAACCTCTTGTGACCGAAGGCAGTCTCATTCCCCCCAATACCTGGCCCGAAGAAGAATCCGGGAAGTTGAACGTATTGGTCGTGGATGATGAGGATCCGGTACGGGAACTCATCGCCTACGTTCTCGATAGCCATGGGTATCGGGTCTTCAGCGCGCGGCATGCCCAGGAGGCTTTGTTTCTGCACGCCGGCTTTCCGGGCACCTTCCATCTCCTACTCACCGACATTTGCATGGATCCGCATGAAGACGGTTTCGTACTGGCGCGCGCGTTGCGCCGCGGCCGGCCCGACTTACGCGTTATCTATGCTTCCGGCTACGTGGAGCCCGATCGTCTGCAACGGGAAGTGGATGGAACCGGCGCCTTGTTCCTTCCCAAGCCTTTCACTCCGGCGGCTTTGCTGGAGACGGTCCAGCGCAGCCTGACCGCCGCTTCACCAGCCTGAATTTCGCTTCCCCGGCCTGATTTCCTTGTCCACAGCGTGGACAGGCTTCCTCCATCCGTCCACGCCATGGACAGAGAAAGCGTCCGAATTAACGCATTTCTCCGAATTTAGCGGACCACCGGGGAATGGAACCCGGCACGTACCTTGCTTTTCCAATCAAACATGAAGATCTGGTTTTGCCTGGCCGCCATCCTTTCGCTCACGGGTTGCTACACCCAGCTCTACACCGGCGGGTACGCCGAACGGACCGTTTACCCGTATCCCTATGATCGCGATGCGTCTCCCCGCGATTCCGTCGTGGCAGACTCGCTCGATTCCGTAGCCGCCGCCGACACCCTGCATCACCCGAAAACGGTTATCGTCAATAACTATTACGATAACAGCCCGTATTATCGGGGTTATTCGATCGATGCCTGGGATTATCCCGCCATCAGCCTCGGCTTCTACTCGGGACGCTACCGGGATTATTACGGCCCGTATTGGTGGGGCGATGGGCATGCCGGTCGCAGGCATTATCGCCAGTATTACGAAACCTATCCCGGGGGCGGCACGACCCAGGGTCCCTATCATTCGGACCGTCGCATATTCCCTCCCGCGTCTTCGCAACCCCCTTTGCATAAGGGCCGCCGCTCCGAACCCGCGCAGCCCGCGGCTAAACCCGCGGCGCCGGCGCCCGCCGCCCCGGCGCAATCAACGGCCCCGGCCGAATCATCCCGATCCTCATCTTCATC from Fibrobacterota bacterium includes the following:
- a CDS encoding S8 family serine peptidase; the encoded protein is MRKVNRNVFPIFAYAIAAFAWGEPVTMRYMEFPHALPGAVFKVEKYRDDGTGLMKTKIGGVARSTEDLLLWQNLEEQSRLGRLGRLSEEVENKRMTMGNFDQLKVVIKPKYPQIRYPDKTLATNETMIASSLSAAAVGPLTDLDVLESRYGLSGCIHEGKGKTVCDVTKEQLQSLKADADVGSVAEFKNEPAGGVELSTLAIAGYNPGPVPSGAGYGVHAATFESGLSSAFLGCIGVSATYDAYTTTNVIDIQHTQAVFKTLALTAPSATFFHRKTYTYDGTDDVNYIINNGIQTVSLSLARGTTTPYRSTYPEFLTMDDFAYRYPYPVFATLTYNSGYQYEVNWQCYNAISVGNVRNTNGTTYEMAECMQAKNPPPVYGSCISGTGADCAGDREMPYVVAPGIPGTGTDFATTCLEGRGGVNCGTSLSAPVVSGLAADVIAADSRLAGWPEKVRATLMLTAQNVEGGDWLVSSDDRDGTGVVSGSEAVAFAQSHTSVSPGNTAVEKGMTAGSWYAADFSANKRFNFLVPNPKPSGKHLRVVLTWDSNPIVGGSTNALSDLDLIVQYNGGTQSSASWDSNVEVVDVGPASLTAGSSYYIDIAPYANRIPASGSRTNFFYYSLAWEWVKDHAP
- a CDS encoding TIGR02147 family protein, with the protein product MPKDRPNIFLFLNYREFIKDFCDHQKSINPVFSLRTFSGKISPALFTSGLLYAILKGKRNLSSSLRPKFVRAMDLKEREGQYFEFLVQFNQAKDMEEKNHFFLQLSQFRGSKAKILSESQYKFFSTWYYPVIWNYFEICQTQSNPVEIAKRIRPTITSTQVDEAIQVLLGLKLIKKMANGYAVTEKHLATEPEFKGFLAKHYNLQFIQMAANMLDAVAPQYRQYNTLVFSTSERGFAAIKERIVSFQEELKEIIDRERETDRIFTLSMQLYPNTKLP
- a CDS encoding response regulator, producing the protein MTEGSLIPPNTWPEEESGKLNVLVVDDEDPVRELIAYVLDSHGYRVFSARHAQEALFLHAGFPGTFHLLLTDICMDPHEDGFVLARALRRGRPDLRVIYASGYVEPDRLQREVDGTGALFLPKPFTPAALLETVQRSLTAASPA